The Christensenella timonensis DNA segment ATACCTTTACGGGCGGTGCAAACATGCTTTCAGGCATCATCGTGCTGACGATCATGATCCTGCCGACGGTCGTCAATATCAGTATCACGTCCCTGAAGGCCGTACCGCGTGAATATATGGAGGCTTCGCTTGCCACGGGGGCGACGAAGATGCAGACGATATTCAAGGTACAGATCCCGGCGGCAAAGTCGGGGATTATTACGGGGGTAGTGCTGGGGATCGGCCGCGCACTGGGCGAAGCGATGGCGATTATCCTGGTGTCCGGTAATGTGGTCAATATGCCGGGGCTGTTTCACAGCGTACGTTTTTTGACCACGGGCATCGTATCTGAAATGAGCTATGCTTCGGGGTTGCACAGGGAAGCGCTTTTTTCCATCGGACTCGTTTTGTTTATCTTTATCATGGTGATCAACGTCCTGCTGAATACGATACTGAAAAAGGAGGCGGCAAGCAATGAGAAGTAGCATGGAAAAGCTGTCCAACAATATCAGTATCATGAAAAGAAAACGCCGCCCCAAAGACGGCGCGCAGATTTTTGCGATCTATGCCTGCGCGATCCTCACGGTCGTGATCCTGTTTTACCTGCTGGCCTACATTATGGTGCGCGGACTGCCGCAGATAAGCTGGGAGTTCTTATCCACTGCGCCAAGCGCCCTCAATAAGACGGTGGGGATACTGCCCAGCATATTGAATACATTGTATATGATCGGCATCACTTTGCTGATCGCAACACCTGTTGGGGTGGGGGCGGCGATCTACCTGAACGAATACGCGAAGCGCGGGAAAATTGTGCGCGTGATCGAATTTACGACGGAAACGCTGGCGGGTATCCCGTCGGTACTGTATGGATTGTTTGGCGCGGTATTTTTCGGCATGACGTTGCAGCTGGGATATTCTATCCTTGCAGGCGCATTGACGCTGGTGCTGATGATCCTGCCAATCATTGTACGCACGACGCAGGAGGCGCTGAAGACGGTGCCCAATGAATACCGCGAAGGGGCGCTGGGGATCGGAACAACGAAATGGCACATGATCCGCACGATCATCCTCCCTGGTGCGATCCCGGGAATCATTACCGCAATCATTTTAGCGATCGGCAGGATCGTAGGGGAATCGGCGGCGCTGTTGTTTACATCCGGCATCGGCACAAATATGCCGGGCAACTTCTTTGGGCATATGATGGAATCGGGGGCGACGCTTACCGTACAGCTGTACACCTATGCGGCAAAGGGCCAAAATGACGCGGCCTTTGGTATCGCCGCGGTACTGGTCGTGATCGTGCTGGTGATCAACCTACTGACCAATTATTTGAGCAAGCGCTTTTCTAACAGGAATAAGTGACGGGGGGGACTGAAACTTGGGTATTAAAATCGAAACAAAAAACCTGGATTTATATTATGGGCAAAACCACGCCCTGCAAAATATCAATATGGATATCGAGGAAGGGAAGATCACGGCGCTGATCGGCCCGTCCGGCTGTGGAAAGTCTACCTACCTGAAAACATTGAACCGTATGAACGACCTGATCGACGGCGTGAAGATCACGGGGGAGGTTCTTCTTGACGGGGAAAACATTTATGACCCGAAGGTGGATGTGACCATTCTCCGGAAAAAGGTGGGCATGGTTTTCCAGAAACCAAATCCCTTTCCCATGAGCATTTACGATAATATCGCCTATGGGCCGCGTATCCACGGGATCAAAAACCGCTTAGATCTCGACGGCATCGTGGAGAGCAGCCTGAAAGGGGCGGCATTGTGGGACGAAGTACGCGACCGGCTGAAAAAGAGCGCGCTCGGTTTGTCGGGCGGACAGCAGCAGCGGCTGTGTATTGCGCGGGCCATCGCCGTTTCACCGGAGGTCATATTGATGGACGAGCCGACATCTGCACTGGATCCGATCTCCACGACCAAGATCGAGGATTTGATGAGCGAGCTCAAGAAAAAATACACGGTCGTCATCGTCACGCACAATATGCAGCAGGCGGTGCGTATTTCCGACCGTACGGCATTTTTCCTCTTGGGGGAAATGATCGAATACGCAAAGACAGAAGACCTGTTCAGTATGCCGAAGGACAAACGGACGGAGGATTACATCACCGGGCGCTTCGGATGACGGAAGAAAGGAAAACGTATGAGAAATAAATTTGATGTGGAACTGGAAAATTTGAACCTTGACCTGATACGAATGGGCGCGATGGCGGAAGAAACGATCACAAAGGTTTTGAGCGTCATTGAAGAATGTGATATGGCCGGCGCGCGGGAGATCATCGAGGACGACGATTTGGTGGATGCGATGGCACGGCAGATCGAGAGCCGCTCCATGAAACTGATCATGAAGCAGCAGCCGGTCGCCAAGGACTTGCGCATGATATCGACGGCCCTGAAAATGATTACGGATATCGAGCGGATATGCGACCAGGCAGCGGATATTTCTGAAATCACGCTCACGATCTGCAAGAACCTGACGATCGACCGGCCGCAGCATATACAGAAGATGGGGAAGCGGGCGGCGCAGATGGTACATATGGCGGTCGATTCGTACGTGCACCGCGATATGGAGCTGGCGGAACAGGTGATCGAGCTCGACAACGAAGTAGACCGCCTGTACGATGTGGTCAAAAATGAGCTGTTGCAGATGGCGATCGAAGACCAGGAAAAGATCGACCAGATCGTTGACTTCCTGATGATCGCAAAGTATCTGGAACGCATCGGCGACCACGCGGAAAATATCGCGGAGTGGGCGATGTTCTCGGAAACGGGCGTGCACAAGGACAAACGGATCCTGTAAGGCTGTGGTATAATAAAACCGAGGTGAAACGTTTATGGCTTTTGTATCGGTAGTCGAAGACGACGCGGCGGTAAGGGAACTGATAACCTGTACGCTGCAATCGGCAGGATTTGATGTGCATGCGTATGCATGCGGCGAGGATATGCTGCGCGAATATGGCAGGATGGAAACACCGCAGGCGATCCTGCTGGATATCATGCTGCCAGGCATAGACGGTTTTGAAACGCTTCGCCGGCTGCGTGAAAAAGAGGACTTTGCGGTACCGGTGATATTCCTCACCGCACGTACGACCGAAGTGGATAAAGTGTCGGGGCTCAACCAAGGGGCGGACGACTATATCACCAAGCCGTTCGGCGTATTGGAACTCATTGCGCGCGTCAACGCCGTGATACGGCGTGCGGGCCAGCGGACGGGGAAGCCGGGGGTGCAGGCCATGGAGCAGGGCGGCCTTGTGATGGACACAACGGGACATATCCTGTATGTGGACGGAAAAAAGACGGAGCTGACATATAAAGAATTTGAGATGCTGCGGTATTTTATGAAAAATACGGGCATGGTACTGACGCGGGAAATGCTGCTCAACAAGATCTGGGGGATCGAGGCGGATATCGAGACGCGTACGGTGGATATGCACATCAAAACGCTGAGAAAGAAGCTGGGGCGCTGCGGCGATTATATCAAGACCGTCCGCGGCGTGGGCTATCGCTTTGAGGTATGATACGTGAAAAAGAAAATTGTATTATTTATGACCTGCATGCTGGTGGTCGCGCTTGTGGTGACGGTGTTTGTATCAACATTTAGCTTCCGCGGGACATATGCAAACGACATGGTGGACGTGCTCAAAGGCAATGTGAACGCGATCGCGCTGGCAGTCGGAGACGAGCAAAGCCCGGATTACCAAACGATCGCGGATAAATACCAGCAGGCGTATGGACAGAACAACCGCGTGACTTTTATCGCGCCCGACGGCAGTGTGCTCGCGGACGCGCCCGAAGGGGACGAACCGCTCCAGAACCATCTGGATCGTCCGGAAATCAAAGAGGCGATCAACGGCTCGTTTGGTTATGAGGTGCGGTATTCCCAGACAAAGGGATATGAGATGGTCTACGTTGCAAAACAACTGCCGGATGGCGTGATCGTACGCAACGCGATGCCGCTCGCCAATGTGGGTAACATCATCAACCAGACATTGCCGGTCATCATTATGATGTTTATTGTCCTGGTCGTGATCGCCGTAATTTTTTCCGGCAGGTTTGCGCAGAGCATCCTGCGGCCGTTCGGAAGGTTGTATGAGTCCATCCAGGCATATGTCGGCGGGAAAAGCAAAAAACTGGAGGTGCAGAGCGCATATCCGGAATTTGAGGATATCACACGCGCCTTTACGCGCCTTGCACAGCGGTTGAACCGTTATATCGAGCGGGTCAAGGCGGAAAACAAGAAGACGTCGCTCATCATCGACAGCCTGAGCGAGGGGCTGCTCATTGTGGATGAAAAGATGGATGTGCTGCTCATCAATGCGGCGGCAAAAGAAATATTGGGCGCGGGTGAAGATGTCGGCAGCGAAAATATCCTGCATTTTATCCGCAGGCAGGATGTCGTCAAAAAGCTGGAAAAGTCGATGGCGCAGAAAAAGAACAAGCGTTTTGAGGTGCGCGACGAATTGAACAACAGGGTGTACCGTTTTTATACCAGTATCGTGGCGGACAGTTCGTTTGCGGGCAGCAATGGGTACGGTATGCTGGTGTTGATCAGCGACGTGACGGATATTGAAAAATCCGAGCGCATCCGCAGGGATTTCGCGGCAAACGTGTCGCATGAGCTGAAGACGCCGCTCACCTCCATCAACGGGTTTGCGCAGCTGATCGAAAACGGTATGGTGGACGATCCGCAAAAAACGGCGGAATATGCAAAACGGATCACGGAGGAATCTGACCGGCTTATGGGGCTGATCAATGATACGCTGCAGCTATCCGAACTGGAACAGATCACCATCGACGAAAGTGTGGAAAGCGTGGAGCTGGAAACGATCGCGCAGGATGTGCTGCATCTTTTGGAAAACAAGATCCAGAAAGGCGGCATAGAAACAGGGGTGGAAGGGCACGCGGAGATCAGGGCGAACAAAGCCCGTATGAAGGAACTGATCCTGAACCTGTGCGATAATGCCGTGAAATACAGCCAGCGGGGCGGGCATGTCACAATCCGGCTGGAGGAAGATGCGGAAAACGCATATATCCATGTGCGCGACGACGGTATCGGTATTCCAGAGGAAGAAGCGGATCGGATATTCGAGAGGTTCTACAGGGCAAAAAATTCGGGCGCGGGCGCAGTCAGCGGTACGGGCCTCGGGCTTGCGATCGCAAAGCACATCACGTCGCTGTATGACGGCGAGCTTACGGTGGTCAGCGAGCTTGGAAAGGGGAGCGAATTCACCGCCCGCCTGAAAAAAGAATAAGATGTATGAAAAAGCCGCCCCAAAAAAGGCGGCTTTTTTATGTAATTACCTCAGTCGGTCAATTTTTCGATGAGCGCGACGGCATCCTCTTTTAACTTGCCGAGCAGGTATTTTGCTTCCGATTTGTCGGCGGAAGAAGCGGAAAGGTAGGATTTCAATTTGGGCTCCGTACCGGACGGGCGGATGATGAAACGCGCGCCGTCAAGTTCAAAATACAGTACATTGGACTTTTCCATGGGAATGGGCGTCTTATCGCCGGTGCGCATGTCGGTACGCTCCTGCTTTAAATAATCCCGTACCGCGAGTACGTCAAAACTGCCGATCCTGGCAGGATAGCCTGCACGCAATGCTTTGACGGCGTTCTGTATTTTCTCGATTCCTTCTTTTCCGTAAAGGGTCTTGGATACGACTAGTTCCTCGAACCAGCCGTATTTCTCATACATGGCGATCACCGCCTGGTATAATGTTATCCCTTTGGAAGCATACCAGCAGGCGGCCTCTGCTACCATCATGGCAGCCTGTACCGCGTCCTTGTCGCGCACGAACGTACCCTGCAGGAAGCCGTAGCTCTCCTCGTAACCAAACAGGAATTTGCCTTTTCCCGTTTGCTCGGACAGCTTAATCTGCTCTGCGATAAACTTGAAACCAGTGAACACGCTGCGAAGCTTTACGCCGTAATGTGCGGCGATCACGTCTGCAAGGTCTGTGGAAACAATGGATTTGACGACGAATTCATCGCCCGTAAAGGACGGCTGCTTCTGGAAAAGGACATAATCCATCAGCAGGCAGCCAATCTCGTTACCGGAAAGAATGGTGAAATCGTTGCTGTCGTCACGCACGGCAACGCCGAGGCGGTCGCTGTCCGGGTCGGTCGCCAATATCAAATCGGCATTTTTCTGGTTGGCAAGCGCCATTGCCAGGTCAAAACACTGTCGTTCCTCCGGGTTAGGCGCTTTGACGGTGGGAAAGGCCGGGTCAGGATACTCCTGCAGCGGCACAACATGGATATTTTTGTATCCAAGGTCTTTTAAGACCCGGCGTACGGGGATATTGCCCGTACCGTGCAGGGGCGTGTAGACGATATTGAGCGTATCTGCCTGCTGTTTCACGATGTCGGGGATCAGGCACAGGTCTTCTACCTTTTTGAAATATATCTCGTCGAGCTTGTCGCCGATATAGGTGAGCAGACCCGTCCGCTCCGCTTCGTCCAGGGGCATGGAATCGATGTGGAACATATCGTCGATCCGGCTGATGTACTCCGTGATGCGGTCGGAATCCGCCACGGGGCACTGCCCGCCGTCTTCACCATATACCTTATATCCGTTGTATTCCGGCGGGTTATGGCTGGCGGTGATGACCACGCCTGCCGTAGTCTTGAGCTCCAAAATGGTGAAAGAAAGCTGCGGTACGCTGTGCGGCGTATCGTACATGAATACATGGATGCCGTTTTGGCATAATACCCCCGCGGTTTCGCGCGCGAAAAGGTCGCTGTTCCTGCGTGTATCATACGCGATGGCGACGCCCGCCTCGGGATCGCCGTTTTTCAAGATATTGTTGGCAAGCGCTTGTGTCGCACGCCTGACCGTAAAGACATTCATGCGGTTGCGCCCTAAGCCGATAATGCCGCGCATACCTGCCGTACCGAATTCCATTTCCTTATAAAAACTATCCTGCAGGGTATCGCCGTCCGCCGCCATAGCAAGAAGCTCGGCTTCGTATTCGCTGCCTGCAAGAGCACTTTTCCATTGTTCATAGCTTTGCTGGTATGTCATGTTAGGGTTCCTCCCGGAATTATATTTAGGATAAGGTATTAATAACCCAGATTTTCATTGATTAAAAGGATATGGATATCTTTGCCCTTAGGCGGATACTGGATACGCACTGTGACATTGCACATACGCTGCCCTGTGCACTCCTCGCACTTACCGGTTTTTGCACAAGGCGTATCGAGACCTAAACGCCGCGCGTTTTTGGGACAGGCCTCCTTCTTGATGCGGGCGATCGCATCGTGCGGCCCTTTGGTGACCTTGTTGACGCCGCACACGACAATGACCTTGTCCGGCCCGAAAAACATGGCCGCAGCGCGGTTACCGTTCCCATCGATATTGATCAGGTCGCCCTGCTGCGTCAGCGCGTTGGTGGACGTCAGGTATACATCCGCATTCATCGCGTTCCGCCATATCGTTTTCACATCAGGGTTTTCCTTTTGGCGTTCAAGCACCTGGGAATAGATTTCCTTGCCGGTCGCCACGACTGCGTCAAAAATGCCCGTCTCATTAAGGGTAACGCTTCCGCCGATGCCGACGGACTGTGCACCGGAAAGCAATTTCAGGACAGCTTCCTTTGCTGAAGCAGCATTTTCAAAGAATTCCGCGTGAAATCCTTTTTGATTCAGAAGGCCGATCAGTTCATCATATTGGCTCATTGCAAGACCCCTCGCTTTCCTCGATCCTTTTTTTCATTATAGCACATTTCGGTTAGCGGATGCGCAGGAATTTTATTGCATTTTAAGCCGTATTTTCGTATGATATATCTTGGAATACTTTTGAGGTGGATAAATGAGCAACGACTATCAAAAAAACATACGGAATTTTTGTATCATAGCACATATAGACCATGGCAAATCGACGCTGTCGGACAGGTTGATCGAGATGACGGGCACGGTCGCGAGCAGGGACTTAAAGGAACAGCTGCTCGATACGATGGATTTGGAGCGTGAGCGCGGGATCACGATCAAATCGCAGGCGGTACGCATGCTCTACGAAAAGGACGGCCAGGAGTACGAGCTGAACCTGATCGATACGCCCGGGCATGTGGATTTTACCTATGAGGTGTCGCGTTCCTTGGCGGCGTGCGAGGGCGCTGTACTCGTCGTGGACGCGAGCCAGGGGATCGAGGCGCAGACGCTGGCGAACGTCTATCTTGCGATGGACAATAACCTGGAGATTATTCCGGTGATCAACAAGGTAGACCTGCCGAGCGCCCGCCCGGATGAGATCGCCGCCGAAATCGAGGATGTGCTGGGGCTGGACGCTTCGGATGCGCCGCGCGTGAGCGCGAAAAGCGGCGAGAATGTAGAACAGGTCTTAGAAGCGATCGTAGACAAGCTGCCGCCGCCGTCCGGGGATGAAAACGCGCCGCTCAAGGCATTGGTTTTTGATTCGTATTACGATAATTATAAGGGCGCGATCAGCTATGTGCGCGTGATGGACGGAACCGTATCCGAAGATACGGAGATCAAATTCATGGCTTCCGGCAGGACGTTCGACGTGACGGAAGTCGGGGTGTTTGCACCGGAGCTGATCCCGGCA contains these protein-coding regions:
- a CDS encoding phospho-sugar mutase; the encoded protein is MTYQQSYEQWKSALAGSEYEAELLAMAADGDTLQDSFYKEMEFGTAGMRGIIGLGRNRMNVFTVRRATQALANNILKNGDPEAGVAIAYDTRRNSDLFARETAGVLCQNGIHVFMYDTPHSVPQLSFTILELKTTAGVVITASHNPPEYNGYKVYGEDGGQCPVADSDRITEYISRIDDMFHIDSMPLDEAERTGLLTYIGDKLDEIYFKKVEDLCLIPDIVKQQADTLNIVYTPLHGTGNIPVRRVLKDLGYKNIHVVPLQEYPDPAFPTVKAPNPEERQCFDLAMALANQKNADLILATDPDSDRLGVAVRDDSNDFTILSGNEIGCLLMDYVLFQKQPSFTGDEFVVKSIVSTDLADVIAAHYGVKLRSVFTGFKFIAEQIKLSEQTGKGKFLFGYEESYGFLQGTFVRDKDAVQAAMMVAEAACWYASKGITLYQAVIAMYEKYGWFEELVVSKTLYGKEGIEKIQNAVKALRAGYPARIGSFDVLAVRDYLKQERTDMRTGDKTPIPMEKSNVLYFELDGARFIIRPSGTEPKLKSYLSASSADKSEAKYLLGKLKEDAVALIEKLTD
- a CDS encoding response regulator transcription factor — protein: MAFVSVVEDDAAVRELITCTLQSAGFDVHAYACGEDMLREYGRMETPQAILLDIMLPGIDGFETLRRLREKEDFAVPVIFLTARTTEVDKVSGLNQGADDYITKPFGVLELIARVNAVIRRAGQRTGKPGVQAMEQGGLVMDTTGHILYVDGKKTELTYKEFEMLRYFMKNTGMVLTREMLLNKIWGIEADIETRTVDMHIKTLRKKLGRCGDYIKTVRGVGYRFEV
- the phoU gene encoding phosphate signaling complex protein PhoU — translated: MRNKFDVELENLNLDLIRMGAMAEETITKVLSVIEECDMAGAREIIEDDDLVDAMARQIESRSMKLIMKQQPVAKDLRMISTALKMITDIERICDQAADISEITLTICKNLTIDRPQHIQKMGKRAAQMVHMAVDSYVHRDMELAEQVIELDNEVDRLYDVVKNELLQMAIEDQEKIDQIVDFLMIAKYLERIGDHAENIAEWAMFSETGVHKDKRIL
- a CDS encoding lactate utilization protein produces the protein MSQYDELIGLLNQKGFHAEFFENAASAKEAVLKLLSGAQSVGIGGSVTLNETGIFDAVVATGKEIYSQVLERQKENPDVKTIWRNAMNADVYLTSTNALTQQGDLINIDGNGNRAAAMFFGPDKVIVVCGVNKVTKGPHDAIARIKKEACPKNARRLGLDTPCAKTGKCEECTGQRMCNVTVRIQYPPKGKDIHILLINENLGY
- the pstA gene encoding phosphate ABC transporter permease PstA; the encoded protein is MRSSMEKLSNNISIMKRKRRPKDGAQIFAIYACAILTVVILFYLLAYIMVRGLPQISWEFLSTAPSALNKTVGILPSILNTLYMIGITLLIATPVGVGAAIYLNEYAKRGKIVRVIEFTTETLAGIPSVLYGLFGAVFFGMTLQLGYSILAGALTLVLMILPIIVRTTQEALKTVPNEYREGALGIGTTKWHMIRTIILPGAIPGIITAIILAIGRIVGESAALLFTSGIGTNMPGNFFGHMMESGATLTVQLYTYAAKGQNDAAFGIAAVLVVIVLVINLLTNYLSKRFSNRNK
- the pstB gene encoding phosphate ABC transporter ATP-binding protein PstB; the protein is MGIKIETKNLDLYYGQNHALQNINMDIEEGKITALIGPSGCGKSTYLKTLNRMNDLIDGVKITGEVLLDGENIYDPKVDVTILRKKVGMVFQKPNPFPMSIYDNIAYGPRIHGIKNRLDLDGIVESSLKGAALWDEVRDRLKKSALGLSGGQQQRLCIARAIAVSPEVILMDEPTSALDPISTTKIEDLMSELKKKYTVVIVTHNMQQAVRISDRTAFFLLGEMIEYAKTEDLFSMPKDKRTEDYITGRFG
- a CDS encoding sensor histidine kinase, yielding MKKKIVLFMTCMLVVALVVTVFVSTFSFRGTYANDMVDVLKGNVNAIALAVGDEQSPDYQTIADKYQQAYGQNNRVTFIAPDGSVLADAPEGDEPLQNHLDRPEIKEAINGSFGYEVRYSQTKGYEMVYVAKQLPDGVIVRNAMPLANVGNIINQTLPVIIMMFIVLVVIAVIFSGRFAQSILRPFGRLYESIQAYVGGKSKKLEVQSAYPEFEDITRAFTRLAQRLNRYIERVKAENKKTSLIIDSLSEGLLIVDEKMDVLLINAAAKEILGAGEDVGSENILHFIRRQDVVKKLEKSMAQKKNKRFEVRDELNNRVYRFYTSIVADSSFAGSNGYGMLVLISDVTDIEKSERIRRDFAANVSHELKTPLTSINGFAQLIENGMVDDPQKTAEYAKRITEESDRLMGLINDTLQLSELEQITIDESVESVELETIAQDVLHLLENKIQKGGIETGVEGHAEIRANKARMKELILNLCDNAVKYSQRGGHVTIRLEEDAENAYIHVRDDGIGIPEEEADRIFERFYRAKNSGAGAVSGTGLGLAIAKHITSLYDGELTVVSELGKGSEFTARLKKE